A region of Vitis riparia cultivar Riparia Gloire de Montpellier isolate 1030 chromosome 12, EGFV_Vit.rip_1.0, whole genome shotgun sequence DNA encodes the following proteins:
- the LOC117927371 gene encoding beta-xylosidase/alpha-L-arabinofuranosidase 2-like yields MYNVGLAGLTFWSPNVNIFRDPRWGRGQETPGEDPLLSSKYASGYVRGLQQSDDGSPDRLKVAACCKHYTAYDLDNWKGVDRFHFNAVVTKQDMDDTFQPPFKSCVIDGNVASVMCSYNQVNGKPACADPDLLSGIVRGEWKLNGYIVSDCDSVDVFYNSQHYTKTPEEAAAKAILAGLDLNCGSFLGQHTEAAVKGGLVDESPVDKAVSNNFATLMRLGFFDGNPSKAIYGKLGPKDVCTSEHQELAREAARQGIVLLKNSKGSLPLSPTAIKTLAVIGPNANVTKTMIGNYEGTPCKYTTPLQGLTALVATTYLPGCSNAACGTAQIDEAKKIAAAADATVLIVGIDQSIEAEGRDRVNIQLPGQQPLLITEVAKASKGNVILVVMSGGGFDISFAKNDDKITSILWVGYPGEAGGAAIADVIFGFYNPSGRLPMTWYPQSYVDKVPMTNMNMRPDPASGYPGRTYRFYTGETIYTFGDGLSYTQFNHHLVQAPKSVSIPIEEGHSCHSSKCKSVDAVQESCQNLAFDIHLRVNNAGNISGSHTVFLFSSPPSVHNSPQKHLLGFEKVFVTAKAKALVRFKVDVCKDLSIVDELGTRKVALGLHVLHVGNLKHSLNVRI; encoded by the exons ATGTACAATGTTGGATTAGCAGGGTTGACATTTTGGTCCCCAAACGTCAACATATTCCGAGACCCCAGATGGGGAAGAGGCCAGGAGACTCCAGGAGAGGACCCACTGCTTTCAAGCAAGTATGCATCAGGTTATGTCAGAGGCCTGCAACAAAGCGATGATGGTAGCCCTGACCGGCTTAAGGTTGCTGCTTGCTGCAAACACTATACTGCCTATGATTTGGATAATTGGAAAGGAGTTGATCGCTTCCACTTCAATGCAGTG GTGACAAAGCAAGATATGGATGATACATTTCAACCCCCATTCAAAAGCTGTGTTATTGATGGGAATGTTGCCAGTGTTATGTGTTCTTACAACCAAGTTAATGGGAAGCCAGCTTGTGCTGATCCTGATCTCCTCTCAGGGATTGTCCGAGGCGAATGGAAACTAAATGG ATACATAGTTTCGGATTGTGATTCAGTAGATGTGTTCTACAATTCTCAACACTACACCAAGACACCTGAGGAGGCTGCAGCCAAGGCTATATTGGCAG GGTTGGACCTCAACTGTGGATCTTTCCTTGGCCAACACACTGAAGCTGCAGTGAAAGGTGGACTTGTGGATGAGTCTCCAGTTGATAAAGCTGTCTCCAACAATTTTGCTACACTGATGCGACTTGGCTTCTTTGATGGCAACCCGAGTAAGGCAATTTATGGGAAGCTTGGTCCAAAAGATGTGTGCACATCAGAGCACCAAGAGCTGGCTCGGGAAGCCGCCAGGCAAGGGATCGTGTTACTTAAGAATAGCAAAGGATCCCTACCTCTGTCTCCCACTGCCATCAAAACCTTGGCAGTAATAGGACCCAATGCCAATGTCACCAAAACAATGATCGGAAACTATGAAG GCACCCCATGTAAATATACAACCCCTTTGCAGGGCCTAACGGCCTTGGTTGCAACTACGTATTTGCCGGGATGCTCCAATGCAGCATGTGGCACTGCACAAATAGACGAAGCTAAGAAAATAGCAGCAGCAGCAGATGCCACGGTTCTTATAGTCGGTATTGATCAATCTATAGAGGCGGAGGGCCGTGACAGGGTCAACATTCAGCTTCCAGGACAGCAGCCACTTTTGATAACAGAAGTTGCCAAGGCATCCAAAGGAAACGTGATTCTTGTTGTAATGTCTGGAGGGGGATTCGATATATCATTTGCTAAAAATGATGACAAAATTACAAGCATCCTGTGGGTCGGTTACCCTGGTGAAGCTGGTGGAGCTGCCATAGCAGATGTGATCTTTGGTTTTTACAATCCAA GTGGAAGGCTACCCATGACATGGTATCCTCAGTCGTATGTAGACAAGGTTCCGATGACAAATATGAATATGAGACCAGATCCTGCCAGTGGCTATCCTGGTCGGACTTACCGGTTTTACACTGGGGAAACCATTTACACATTTGGAGATGGACTAAGCTATACCCAGTTCAACCACCACCTTGTTCAAGCACCTAAATCAGTCTCAATCCCCATAGAGGAGGGTCACAGTTGTCACTCATCAAAATGCAAGTCTGTGGACGCTGTGCAGGAAAGTTGCCAGAATTTAGCCTTTGATATCCATCTAAGAGTCAATAATGCGGGAAACATAAGCGGAAGTCATAcggttttcttattttcttctcccccATCAGTACACAACTCACCCCAGAAGCACTTACTGGGCTTTGAGAAAGTCTTTGTGACTGCAAAAGCTAAAGCCCTGGTGAGGTTCAAGGTGGATGTTTGCAAGGATTTGAGCATTGTTGATGAGCTTGGAACCCGAAAAGTTGCCTTAGGACTGCATGTGCTTCATGTGGGAAACTTGAAACACTCCTTGAATGTGAGGATTTGA